The following proteins are encoded in a genomic region of Bernardetia sp. MNP-M8:
- a CDS encoding GNAT family N-acyltransferase: MENIEKSENINSNLDVDLHNEIKDLIGKEDFIEATKLNKYHIELFAGLLMRTLKLQQANDLYKAIANNEGLDFLKSFFEFLNIKTIVNEQELERFPKEGAFITVSNHPFGVIDGLLLMRYLVEQNKDFKVMGNFLLMKIERLAPYVIPVNPLENHQDAYSSMAGMKAALTQLREGKPLGIFPAGEVSSYQPELKTISDRQWQTPAIKLIKKAKVPIVPIYFQGSNSRIFHLIGKLHPLLRTASIPREMFNKKGEEVRIRIGHPISVKSQEDFDDIERFGRFLRAKTYALGSTMEVKKFYYPSFTFPSKPQEIVKENSKDKIIKEVEKLKEADKLLFVQQNYEGYVANSNQIPTILSEIGRLREITFREVGEGTNKKTDLDEFDLYYHHLFIWDKDEQKIVGAYRVGRGDKIMRRFGKKGFYLESLFKMDDEFTPYLEKSLELGRSFITKEYQQKRLPLFLLWKGILFFLLQNPQYRYLVGPVSISSNYTEASRTLIVEFIQRYFYDEKLSKLVAPRKEFKPKLDLLDTDALFEGAHDLAQLDKLLWDLEPNRHSVPVLLKKYIQLNAKIISFNLDPKFNNALDGLMVLDINEVPEETIKNLNKEMELPS; this comes from the coding sequence ATGGAAAATATAGAAAAATCAGAAAACATCAATTCTAACTTAGACGTAGATTTGCATAATGAAATAAAAGATTTAATTGGTAAAGAAGACTTTATCGAAGCTACAAAACTCAATAAATACCACATCGAACTGTTTGCAGGTTTGCTAATGCGTACCTTGAAATTACAGCAAGCAAATGACCTTTATAAAGCTATTGCCAACAACGAAGGACTAGATTTCTTGAAGTCCTTTTTTGAGTTTTTGAATATAAAAACGATTGTTAACGAACAAGAATTAGAGCGTTTTCCAAAAGAAGGTGCATTTATTACAGTTTCTAATCATCCTTTTGGAGTGATTGACGGACTTTTATTGATGCGTTATTTGGTAGAACAAAATAAAGATTTTAAGGTAATGGGAAATTTTCTATTAATGAAAATTGAACGTCTAGCTCCTTACGTAATTCCTGTAAACCCTTTAGAAAATCATCAAGATGCTTACTCTAGTATGGCTGGAATGAAGGCTGCCCTTACTCAACTTCGTGAAGGAAAACCTTTGGGTATTTTTCCTGCTGGTGAGGTTTCTAGTTATCAACCAGAATTAAAAACAATTTCTGACCGTCAGTGGCAAACTCCTGCTATCAAGCTCATCAAAAAAGCAAAAGTTCCTATTGTTCCCATTTATTTTCAAGGAAGTAATAGTCGTATTTTTCATTTGATAGGAAAACTACATCCACTTTTAAGAACAGCTTCTATTCCTCGTGAAATGTTTAATAAAAAAGGCGAAGAAGTAAGAATAAGAATTGGACATCCTATTTCTGTAAAAAGCCAAGAAGATTTTGATGATATAGAACGTTTTGGACGTTTTTTAAGAGCCAAAACTTATGCTTTGGGTTCGACAATGGAAGTGAAAAAATTCTATTATCCTTCCTTTACTTTTCCTTCCAAACCTCAAGAAATTGTAAAAGAAAATTCAAAAGATAAAATAATAAAGGAAGTAGAGAAGCTCAAGGAAGCTGACAAGTTACTTTTTGTGCAGCAAAACTATGAAGGTTATGTAGCCAATTCAAATCAAATTCCGACTATTTTGAGTGAAATTGGAAGACTTCGTGAAATTACTTTTAGAGAAGTAGGGGAAGGAACAAATAAAAAAACGGATTTAGATGAATTTGATTTGTACTATCATCATTTATTTATTTGGGATAAAGATGAGCAAAAAATTGTAGGTGCATATCGTGTAGGCAGAGGCGACAAAATTATGCGTCGTTTTGGTAAAAAGGGTTTTTATTTGGAAAGTCTTTTCAAAATGGATGATGAGTTTACGCCTTATTTAGAGAAATCGTTAGAACTTGGTCGCTCATTTATTACAAAAGAATATCAACAAAAACGATTGCCTTTATTCTTACTTTGGAAAGGAATTTTGTTTTTCTTGCTCCAAAATCCTCAATATCGTTATTTAGTAGGCCCTGTCAGTATTAGTAGCAATTATACAGAAGCATCAAGAACCCTAATTGTAGAGTTTATTCAGCGTTATTTTTATGATGAAAAATTATCAAAATTAGTAGCTCCACGAAAAGAATTCAAGCCAAAATTAGATTTATTAGATACAGATGCACTCTTTGAAGGTGCACATGATTTGGCTCAATTAGACAAACTCTTGTGGGATTTAGAACCAAATCGTCATTCTGTGCCTGTTTTACTCAAAAAATATATTCAACTTAATGCAAAGATTATTTCTTTCAATCTTGATCCAAAATTTAATAATGCGCTTGATGGTCTGATGGTTTTGGATATTAATGAAGTTCCAGAAGAAACGATTAAAAATTTGAATAAGGAAATGGAACTGCCTTCTTAA
- a CDS encoding DUF302 domain-containing protein codes for MKPIFSYFIPICASSILLFSSCNDNQSKKTDSEISALDSLENIDTTSINIEVDESETATMQMPFVQKKYSKSVDEVYNSIKSAIEANENLKIIAEVNHSEAAKGVEMELSENRLIIFGNPKAGTQLMQQSQAVAIDLPMKILVYDDKGTTKVIYNNASILMNRYEITLPKLEEKMNAILDKITISDIEEPQLHKLKLESNLADLQTKESTLSVDKASQKLEKLLKEKEFKLIAKIEHDKAATNAGLQLRSTRLFIFGKPQVGSQLMALNSTMGLDLPMKILLWEDENGKTQVSYFKGSFLANRHGIDNQELTNKIDEVLEMISGEILK; via the coding sequence ATGAAACCTATTTTCAGTTATTTTATTCCTATTTGCGCTTCTTCTATTTTACTTTTTTCGTCCTGTAATGATAACCAAAGTAAAAAAACAGATTCTGAAATTTCGGCTTTAGATTCTCTTGAAAACATTGATACCACATCAATTAACATTGAAGTTGATGAATCAGAAACGGCTACTATGCAAATGCCTTTTGTTCAAAAGAAATACTCTAAAAGTGTAGATGAAGTTTATAATTCTATCAAGTCAGCAATTGAAGCAAATGAAAACCTCAAAATTATTGCAGAAGTAAACCATTCGGAAGCTGCAAAAGGTGTAGAAATGGAACTTTCTGAAAATCGTTTGATTATTTTTGGTAACCCAAAAGCAGGAACACAGCTAATGCAACAAAGTCAAGCTGTTGCAATAGATTTACCAATGAAAATACTCGTTTATGATGATAAGGGAACAACAAAAGTAATTTATAATAATGCTTCAATTCTGATGAATCGCTATGAAATTACGCTTCCAAAATTAGAAGAAAAAATGAATGCAATTTTAGATAAAATTACTATCTCAGATATAGAAGAACCACAATTACACAAATTGAAATTAGAAAGTAATTTAGCTGATTTACAGACAAAAGAAAGCACTTTATCAGTAGATAAAGCAAGTCAAAAACTAGAGAAATTACTCAAAGAAAAAGAGTTTAAACTGATTGCAAAAATAGAACACGATAAAGCAGCCACAAATGCAGGTTTGCAGCTTCGTTCTACTCGTTTGTTTATCTTTGGGAAGCCACAAGTAGGAAGTCAGTTAATGGCATTGAATTCTACTATGGGTTTGGATTTACCTATGAAAATTCTTTTATGGGAAGATGAAAATGGAAAAACACAGGTAAGTTATTTTAAAGGTTCATTTTTAGCAAATCGTCATGGTATTGATAATCAAGAACTGACAAATAAAATTGATGAGGTTTTGGAAATGATTAGTGGTGAGATTTTGAAGTAA
- a CDS encoding beta-ketoacyl-ACP reductase produces MFSLKDKVALITGGAKGIGKAVAETFHKAGAKIVIWDLDEEGQKTADSLNGKFYKVNTIDREGLEKATQQVISDFGRIDILVNNAGILRDSSFLKMTDNLWDDVINVNLTGVYNCAKAVVPHMKAQKQGRIINASSIAGVYGNFGQTNYSAAKAGVIGFTKSLAREVGKDGITVNAIAPGYIQTEMTASIPQEFQEKIIASIPVRRAGKPEDVANAYLYLASEEASFVNGSVLHVDGGGIL; encoded by the coding sequence ATGTTTTCATTAAAAGATAAAGTCGCTCTCATCACAGGCGGCGCAAAAGGAATTGGAAAAGCTGTTGCCGAAACGTTCCACAAAGCAGGTGCAAAAATCGTAATTTGGGATTTGGACGAGGAAGGACAAAAAACGGCTGATTCTTTAAACGGAAAATTCTATAAAGTCAATACGATTGATAGAGAAGGATTAGAAAAAGCAACTCAGCAAGTAATTTCTGATTTTGGTAGAATAGATATTTTGGTAAATAATGCAGGGATACTTAGAGATTCTTCATTTTTGAAAATGACAGACAATCTTTGGGATGATGTTATTAATGTCAATCTTACAGGTGTTTATAACTGTGCAAAAGCAGTCGTTCCACACATGAAAGCCCAAAAACAGGGAAGAATAATCAATGCTTCTTCTATTGCTGGTGTCTATGGGAATTTTGGACAAACAAATTATTCGGCTGCAAAAGCTGGCGTAATTGGTTTTACAAAAAGCCTTGCTAGAGAAGTAGGAAAAGATGGAATTACAGTCAATGCCATTGCACCAGGTTATATTCAAACTGAAATGACAGCTTCTATTCCACAAGAATTTCAAGAAAAAATTATTGCTTCTATTCCTGTTCGTCGTGCAGGAAAGCCTGAAGATGTCGCAAATGCGTATTTGTATTTAGCCTCAGAAGAAGCTAGTTTTGTTAATGGTTCTGTCTTGCATGTAGATGGAGGAGGAATTCTTTAA
- the bshA gene encoding N-acetyl-alpha-D-glucosaminyl L-malate synthase BshA: MKIGIVCYPTYGGSGVVATELGKALAEAGHQVHFITYDQPSRLALLSGNIFYHKVDIRTYPLFKYPPYELALASKMVNVVKCEKLDLLHVHYAIPHASSAYMAKQILKTEGIQIPVVTTLHGTDITLVGKDPSYAPVVTFSINESDGVTAVSDSLRQQTYDTFKVTKDIDVIPNFIDLERFKRQKKDHFKTAICPNGEKLVVHTSNFRKVKRIDDVIKVFAKIRKQIEAKLLLVGEGPERSPMEELVKQLGLSDDVRFLGEIEAIEEVLSVADLFVMPSETESFGLAALEAMACEVPVISSNAGGLVELNVQGVSGFMSNVGDVEDMAKNALVILDDANLPTFKENALKRAKEFELSNILPLYEEVYHKAVEKVKGVAV, encoded by the coding sequence ATGAAAATAGGAATCGTCTGTTATCCTACTTATGGTGGAAGTGGTGTAGTAGCTACAGAACTAGGAAAAGCACTTGCAGAAGCAGGGCATCAAGTTCATTTTATCACTTACGACCAACCTTCACGCCTTGCCCTTTTGAGTGGCAACATTTTTTATCATAAAGTCGATATCAGAACATATCCACTTTTCAAATATCCTCCCTATGAGCTTGCACTTGCCAGTAAGATGGTAAATGTAGTTAAGTGTGAAAAACTTGACCTTTTGCATGTGCATTATGCCATTCCTCATGCCTCGTCTGCCTATATGGCAAAGCAAATTTTGAAAACAGAAGGAATCCAAATTCCAGTTGTTACAACTTTGCATGGAACAGATATTACCCTTGTTGGAAAAGACCCTAGTTATGCGCCTGTTGTGACATTTAGCATCAATGAATCGGATGGCGTTACAGCAGTTTCGGATAGTCTTCGTCAGCAAACGTATGATACATTTAAGGTTACAAAAGATATTGATGTTATTCCCAATTTTATTGATTTAGAACGTTTTAAAAGACAGAAAAAAGACCATTTCAAAACAGCTATTTGTCCGAATGGAGAAAAGTTAGTGGTTCATACTTCTAATTTTAGAAAAGTAAAACGTATTGATGATGTTATAAAAGTTTTTGCTAAAATCAGAAAACAGATTGAAGCAAAATTACTACTTGTTGGAGAAGGTCCTGAAAGAAGTCCAATGGAAGAACTTGTAAAACAGTTAGGACTCTCGGATGATGTTCGTTTTTTGGGAGAAATTGAAGCCATCGAAGAAGTTTTGTCGGTAGCTGATTTATTTGTGATGCCTTCAGAAACAGAAAGTTTTGGTTTAGCAGCTTTAGAAGCAATGGCATGTGAAGTACCTGTCATTTCAAGTAATGCAGGTGGACTTGTAGAGCTGAATGTACAAGGTGTGAGTGGTTTTATGAGTAATGTGGGCGATGTAGAAGATATGGCAAAAAATGCTTTAGTTATCTTAGATGACGCTAATTTACCTACTTTTAAAGAAAATGCACTCAAAAGAGCAAAAGAATTTGAACTTTCAAATATTTTGCCTTTGTACGAAGAAGTGTATCATAAAGCTGTTGAGAAAGTGAAGGGAGTGGCTGTATAA
- the ytxJ gene encoding bacillithiol system redox-active protein YtxJ, whose translation MNLVTKFISKLFNEPIMNWNKLETPEKLQEIIKDSSTTPVLIFKHSTRCSISSMALSRFERQWNQEKMGNVQPYYLDLIQYRNISNMIAEELNINHESPQVLLVENGKCTYNASHSAIYFDDLVGKAQI comes from the coding sequence ATGAATTTAGTCACAAAATTCATTTCCAAACTATTCAACGAACCTATCATGAACTGGAATAAATTAGAAACTCCTGAAAAACTGCAAGAAATCATTAAAGATTCAAGTACAACTCCTGTTCTTATTTTCAAACACAGTACACGCTGCTCTATTAGTTCCATGGCTCTTTCTCGCTTCGAACGTCAATGGAATCAAGAAAAAATGGGAAATGTACAGCCTTATTATTTAGATTTAATTCAGTATAGAAATATTTCAAATATGATTGCAGAAGAATTGAATATCAATCACGAATCACCTCAAGTTCTATTAGTAGAAAATGGAAAATGTACTTACAATGCTTCTCATTCAGCTATTTATTTTGATGATTTGGTGGGAAAAGCACAGATTTAG